A genome region from Chelonia mydas isolate rCheMyd1 chromosome 24, rCheMyd1.pri.v2, whole genome shotgun sequence includes the following:
- the POU2F2 gene encoding POU domain, class 2, transcription factor 2 isoform X2, whose amino-acid sequence MSKPLELEKARVQLHGEHTDTERNGPDTNHQTQQSKPAPFSPAPTGPSPKIKAEDPPALPPAPAPAPPAQQPHLPQAQLMLAGSQLAGDIQQLLQLQQLVLVPGHHLQPPAQFLLPQAQQGQQGLLPTPNLFQLPQQSPGGLLPTPPRAGLPAQPVTRPGLPESHLAHPQPPKCLEPPAHPEEPSDLEELEQFARTFKQRRIKLGFTQGDVGLAMGKLYGNDFSQTTISRFEALNLSFKNMCKLKPLLEKWLNDAETMSVDSTLPSPNQLSSPSLGFDGLPGRRRKKRTSIETNVRFALEKSFLANQKPTSEEILLIAEQLNMEKEVIRVWFCNRRQKEKRINPCSSTPMLPAQGKPPGYGPHMVTSPGPGGSLPPSQASSSLSTTVTTLSSAVSSLTPSRTGAGGGPPAINSATPPPTNSTNPSPQSSSHSAIGLSGLNPSTGSTVLGVNAGLNPALMATNPLATIQALASGGTLPITSLDGSGSLVLGTTASTPGSQSIVTSPLFLNHAGLPLLSATPGGVGLVSAAVAASLSSKSPSLTSSSSSSSSTCSSCSSSSEAAGPPPGHAGPAASEPDSKTE is encoded by the exons ATGTCTAAGCCTCTGGAGCTGGAGAAGGCGCGAGTGCAGCTGCATGGGGAGCACACAG ACACAGAACGAAACGGCCCCGACACAAACCACCAG ACCCAGCAGAGCAAACCAGCCCCATTCTCCCCGGCCCCCACCGGCCCCAGCCCCAAG atcAAGGCGGaggaccccccagccctgcctccagctccagcgcccgcccccccggcccagcagccccacctgccccaggcccagctcaTGTTAGCCGGCAGCCAGCTGGCCGGG GACATCCAGCAGCTCCTTCAGCTCCAGCAGCTGGTGCTTGTCCCTGGGCACCACCTCCAGCCACCCGCCCAGTTCCTGCTGCCACAGGCCCAGCAAGGACAGCAAG gGCTGCTCCCGACACCAAATCTCTTTCAGCTACCTCAGCAAAGCCCGGGGGGGCTcctgccaacccccccccgtGCCGGGCTGCCCGCACAG ccAGTGACTCGGCCGGGCCTCCCCGAGTCCCACCTTGCGCACCCCCAGCCCCCGAAATGCCTGGAGCCGCCGGCGCACCCCGAGGAGCCCAGCGACCTGGAGGAACTGGAGCAGTTTGCCCGCACCTTCAAACAGCGCCGTATCAAGCTTGGCTTCACGCAG GGCGACGTAGGGCTGGCCATGGGGAAACTCTACGGCAACGACTTCAGCCAGACGACCATCTCCCGCTTCGAGGCCCTGAACCTCAGCTTCAAGAACATGTGCAAGCTGAAGCCGCTGCTGGAGAAGTGGCTCAATGATGCCG AGACCATGTCGGTGGACTcgaccctccccagccccaaccagctgagcagccccagcctgggctttgaCGGGCTGCCGGGCCGGCGGCGCAAGAAACGGACCAGCATCGAGACCAACGTGCGCTTTGCCCTGGAGAAGAGCTTTCTCGCG AACCAGAAGCCTACCTCAGAGGAGATCCTGCTGATCGCGGAGCAGCTGAACATGGAGAAGGAGGTGATCCGGGTCTGGTTCTGCAACCGCCGCCAGAAGGAGAAACGCATCAacccctgcagcagcacccccatgcTGCCCGCCCAGGGCAAGccccccgggtacggcccccaCATG GTGACGAGCCCCGGCCCCGGCGGGAGCCTCCCGCCCTCCCAggcctccagcagcctgagcacaACAG TGACTACCTTGTCCTCGGCGGTCAGCTCCCTGACCCCCAGCCGgacgggggcgggcggggggccccCCGCCATCAATTCCGCcacgcccccccccaccaacagcaccaaccccagcccccagagcagcagccactCGGCCATCGGCCTGTCCGGCCTGAATCCCAGCACGGG aagcacagtGCTAGGGGTGAACGCGGGGTTAAACCCAGCGCTAATGGCCACCAACCCGCTGGCCACCATCCAAG CACTGGCCAGTGGTGGAACCCTGCCCATTACCAGTCTTGACGGCAGCGGTAGCTTGGTCCTGGGCACTACGGCCAGCACCCCGGGGAGCCAGAGCATTGTCACCTCGCCACTCTTCCTGAACCACGCGGGGCTGCCCCTGCTGAGCGCCACCCcagggggggtggggctggtctCGGCCGCCGTGGCCGCCTCCCTGTCCAGCAAATCCCCCAGCCTcacctcgtcctcctcctcctcctcctccacctgctcCTCTTGCAGCTCCTCCAGCGAGGCGGCTGGGCCGCCCCCAGGCCACGCCGGGCCGGCAGCCTCTGAGCCGGACAGCAAGACGGAGTGA